In Dromiciops gliroides isolate mDroGli1 chromosome 5, mDroGli1.pri, whole genome shotgun sequence, the following are encoded in one genomic region:
- the GPR85 gene encoding LOW QUALITY PROTEIN: probable G-protein coupled receptor 85 (The sequence of the model RefSeq protein was modified relative to this genomic sequence to represent the inferred CDS: inserted 1 base in 1 codon), giving the protein MANYSHAADNILQNLSPLTAFLKLTSLGFIIGVSVVGNLLISILLVKDKTLHRAPYYFLLDLCCSDILRSAICFPFVFTSVKNGSTWTYGTLTCKVIAFLGVLSCFHTAFMLFCISVTRYLAIAHHRFYTKRLTFWTCLAVICMVWTLSVAMAFPPVLDVGTYSFIREEDQCTFQHRSFRANDSLGFMLLLALILLATQLVYLKLIFFVHDRRKMKPVQFVAAVSQNWTFHGPGASGQAAANWLAGFGRGPTPPTLLGIRQNANTTGRRRLLVLDEFKMEKRISRMFYIMTFLFLALWGPYLVACYWRVFARGPVVPGGFLTAAVWMSFAQAGINPFVCIFSNRELRRCFXHNPSLLQKIQVTKGTLLCYMREHL; this is encoded by the exons atggcGAACTATAGCCATGCAGCTGACAACATTTTGCAAAATCTCTCTCCTTTAACCGCCTTTCTGAAACTGACTTCCCTGGGTTTCATAATAGGAGTCAGCGTGGTGGGTAACCTTCTGATCTCCATTTTGCTAGTCAAAGATAAGACCTTGCATAGAGCTCCTTACTACTTCCTGTTGGATCTTTGCTGCTCAGATATTCTCAGATCTGCAATTTGTTTCCCATTTGTATTCACCTCTGTTAAAAATGGCTCTACCTGGACTTATGGGACTCTGACTTGCAAAGTGATCGCCTTCCTGGGGGTTTTGTCCTGCTTCCACACTGCTTTCATGCTGTTCTGCATCAGCGTCACCAGGTACTTAGCTATAGCTCACCACCGCTTCTATACAAAAAGGCTGACCTTTTGGACTTGTCTGGCTGTCATCTGTATGGTGTGGACCCTCTCTGTAGCAATGGCTTTTCCCCCAGTTTTAGATGTGggcacttattcattcattaggGAGGAGGATCAATGCACCTTTCAACATCGTTCCTTCAGGGCCAATGATTCCTTGGGATTTATGCTGCTCCTTGCCCTCATACTCCTAGCCACACAGCTTGTCTACCTCAAGCTGATATTTTTTGTCCACGATCGAAGGAAAATGAAGCCAGTCCAGTTTGTAGCAGCAGTCAGCCAGAACTGGACTTTTCATGGCCCAGGAGCCAGTGGTCAAGCAGCTGCTAATTGGCTGGCAGGATTTGGAAGGGGCCCCACACCACCCACCCTGCTGGGCATTAGGCAAAATGCAAATACCACAGGCAGAAGAAGGCTGCTGGTCTTAGACGAGttcaaaatggaaaagagaatcaGCAGAATGTTCTACATCATGACTTTTCTCTTCCTCGCCTTGTGGGGCCCCTACCTGGTGGCCTGTTACTGGAGAGTTTTTGCAAGAGGGCCTGTAGTTCCAGGGGGATTTCTAACAGCCGCTGTCTGGATGAGTTTTGCCCAAGCAGGAATCAATCCTTTTGTCTGCATTTTCTCCAACAGGGAGCTGAGGCGCTGTT AGCACAACCCTTCTTTACTGCAGAAAATCCAGGTTACCAAGGGAACCTTACTGTGTTATATGAGGGAGCATCTGTAA